In Vitis vinifera cultivar Pinot Noir 40024 chromosome 4, ASM3070453v1, the genomic window AACTATGTCTTAAATTCTTTGTGTGCATCTTCCCCAATATTGCATCAATAGCATGATGGGAAGTAGTACATGGAGGATTTATGTAGAACAAGTTGAAACCTTTCTAGTTCCTACCAATGGGAAACCATTCTATTGATTGATGGAGCCCTTTGGTGGATGACCCTACTCAATGGAGTTTAAAACTGactgaattttaatttttggaatttaaacTCCTTATGCAAAACTCTGCGTGGGAATTGCTGATATGATCTTCCATTTTAGCCtttgataaaatattgtaaGATATTCATTACTTGTTCAAGGTGTTCGTGCTTATTATAGCATTGCTAAAAATGGTGAACTGTGGGATGTGGTTTGCAGGATGGTCCTGAGAAGTTACAGGCCAAAACTTATGTTTGGCGAAATAGTAATGATACAAACCTGTATGGAGATTGGGATTTTGAGGTAAAGTGGTCACTCTTTTTAGCTGTTTATATCACCctcatttgttttctttcttcaacGTTCTCAGACAATCAAGTTGATGCATAGTACAGAAATGAGAATGCTTGAATTTGGGGTCTAGGGCAGAAATGAACCTATGTATATTGGGTTCTAGCAGCTCCATCCAACCTAGTTTGatgtaaaattaaattcagtgaattaattattaaaacattttaatactttttaatgCCATATAAATAAAACGAATATCcattccaaaataaattttcattcattagTAATTGAAAGATATATATGAAGATCTCTTTTCCATACTACTGAATGGTGAATTTGCATGATCATGAAGTCAACAGCACAGAGGTCTAGGGTTCATATCCATTTTAGTTCTGTTCTTAAGAGATTGTTTAACCTCATGTATGGGTTTTCTACTGactttttctctatattttgtGTCTTTAATTTTCAAGCAATGGAAAGGTGTACACATGGAGAACTTTGTGAAGATGACCATGAGTTTTGTGGAAGAACTAGAGCTGCCTGAATCAATGCCAAGAGTTACCACTTATGAAACCTTCTTTCAGCAGGGCAGTGACAACCCCCCCATGTCTTAACATCATTGTTTATTTCCCAGTTCAAAAATGTTTCTAAACTATGTCTTGGTATGTTGCCATCCATTTTCAACATTGCACTTTGAAAAGCTAGGGTATTTTTCTTAAACTGTTTTCACTGGTAATGACTCGTTATGAGTGACAATTGGCAGGATCTAAAGGGGAGGGGAACTTAAGGAGCTTGGGAATAATATTCCATACAAACCTGATAAAACGGAGAGAACATGATAAAATGCACATACCACACAAAACATTCAACTGCAAATTTGATATTTATGGATATAAAGCAGAGCTAGTGCATATACAATTACTGTCCCAATtggtaaaattaaaatgatcaaGTGGTGAGCGGACAGTAATTGGTATGTAGTTGGTCTGATATTACACGTTCATTGGCTCAGGACTAGAAGAGTGCAGTAGTTCCAGCAATGAATTCTGAGGTGGCAACTCCTCGTGCCACAGTGGAAGAGAATCACCTGGGTAGAAGTTTCTTGTCACTCCTTCAGAGTTTATCTGCAAATAAGGTAGAGAGGGAAGAGGGTTAAGAGCATGTTTAAGCAAGGCCGCCTTGGAATTTAGAAATACAAATAATGAAATAGTTTATTACAATGACAGTGCGGATGACACCACCGCTAGCTCCATCACGAGCAATGGCAAGAGAGACAGCCTTAACCACTAATTGCTGCAATGAAACACCAGGTATTTGTTAAACACAAAAACTTGGATTCAAGCTAAAATCCATGGAAAAAAATGTATTGGTAGAACCTGCATACCTCAGCTTCATCCTTAGTCATTCCCTCTTTCCATGCTTGGTCAAAAAATCCATACAAGTAAGTGGAGCCAGAACCTGTGATGAAAGGGCTTGTTATTAGGCTGAAGCATAGAATTTCAGGCAAAAATATGAAAGTAGAGTTGCAAATGCCATAgtacaataaataaaagaacTGTGTCAAAAGACCATATGAGAAGACTCAAATAATATCAGTTCCCTTGCAACATGTTTTGCCAGTGTGTGAGAAACCAAATCGTCTCCACTAGAAGGTACAGAGGATGAGAAGTTtaaaaatagacaaaaatacctCCAATAGCAAAAGGCTGCTCTATAATTGTTCCTCCAAGAGGGATTGCATATATTTTACCACCTTCATACTTATCCCATCCACCAACTATTAAGCCAGTCTCTAGCATGTTCTGCCAAGCCCAGAAAACACCAATAAAATCAAGTGTAAACATCAATGATAGAGCCAATTCTTATCCCTTTACAATCTAAATTCAAATATCCTGAGCATATATTATCATTGGGTGTATGTGTATCTCTTTCCTAATTTTTGATTCAGTATCTTATCAGTTGTGTTATAAGATCATAAAAGCAAAGACACATCCCCTAAACCAACCATTAAGATAAGACACATTCTCAATTCAAACTCAAACCTTGTTATTATATGATACAAGCCTGACAAGGTTTGCAGCAACTTTGACAGTCGCAGGCTGCCCAAGCTGTATCCTGCACAAGAAGATAATTGTTTACTTAAAAACAGGTATGATTGTGGCTTCAAGTTAGCTAATATCCCAAATATTGCATGGCAATAAATGCCAAATGACGCACAATGACATCTCCAATCTTCACCAAATGCAGACATATTAGCATGTGAACTTGTGATGCATAGCCtctaataaataacacaaaatGAAAAACCAATGCCACTTAATTCTACGGGATTGAATCAATGCCTGCAATATGAATATATAGAATGATGCAGCAAGAACTGACATGGATTTTCTTGCTAGCTAGTGCAACATTGGATGACCTAGTGCCATAGCCATTACAGAATagataaaatatcatatcattgCATAGTTCTCTCTAGAAAATCACTTCTAAACTTTCAAGAAAGGTGAAACACATCCTAGTTAACTCTTGCAAGTATGGCTAAATGGCGGATATAGCCCACCAAATGAAACATCATCTCAAATAACTCTCAGGACATGACAAGTTTTACTTTACccaaattagaaaagaaaagggaaattaaaaaaaaaaaccctatgaAAACAAACCATAAAACTGAATAAAGGGAGAAGTCCAGAGAAGTAATTTAGCAAATCATGACTAATTCAACTAGAAACACATTAGGCAGGCAAtctttgaagaggaagaagaaaagtaCTCACGTGTGTTGATGAAGAAAGTAACGCACATAATCAGAGACAATCTGAGAATCTGCAGCCTGCAAAAGGCAGATGTGTAAATAATCCATGGGTGAAATATAATACATGAAATTCATCCCTAAGCCAACAGAAACATTATTAGCATGAGGAACAAAAAAGAAACTACGTTATGTTATTGTTCCATAACACagaacaaatataaaaaactcGGTGTTCATTCCATGCTAGTTTAAGAGGAAAGTATGAATTGATAAGGGCTTAAGTCAACTACAGTTCAAATCTCTTGGCCCCAAATTTCTCAGTTATGGAGCAGAAATGTGAATATTGATGAGCTACAATGCCTGTTAAGCGCATGTATGGAAACAACCCAGATATCAGAATAGCACTTCCAAGAAGTATACGTACTTAATAGTACTCAAAGTCCCTTCATGATGATTCCAAATTGATAGACATTCTGAAGCACCCAAGGGTCTCCTTAGGGCAGATTTCAATAATACTACGATTACTTAGAAACCAAGGTCACACAGATCACAATCACCATgaaattaaacatgttttagaTCAATTCTCAATGTTATAGAGA contains:
- the LOC100266463 gene encoding proteasome subunit beta type-6 translates to MDLNAPHTMGTTIIGVTYNGGVVLGADSRTSTGMYVANRASDKITQLTDNVYICRSGSAADSQIVSDYVRYFLHQHTIQLGQPATVKVAANLVRLVSYNNKNMLETGLIVGGWDKYEGGKIYAIPLGGTIIEQPFAIGGSGSTYLYGFFDQAWKEGMTKDEAEQLVVKAVSLAIARDGASGGVIRTVIINSEGVTRNFYPGDSLPLWHEELPPQNSLLELLHSSSPEPMNV